Below is a window of Hydrogenimonas sp. SS33 DNA.
CGTCGCCCTGGGGGCGAAATATTTCGGCATTCCGGCGACTATCGTCATGCCCGAAACGACGCCTCTGACCAAGGTGGACGGGGTGAAGTCCTACGGCGCCGAGGTGGTGCTGCACGGCAGCAACTACGACGAAGCCTACGCCTATGCCGTCAAATTCGCCCAGAAAGAGGGGCGGGTCTTCGTCCACCCCTTCGCCGACGACGACGTCATTGCGGGCCAGGGGACCATCGCCCTGGAGATTCTGCGGCAGTGCGGCGACGACAAGCCCGATGCCGTGCTCGTCCCCGTCGGCGGCGGAGGGCTCATCAGCGGGATCGCCGTGGCCGTCAAGGCCCTTTCGCCCAAAACGAAGGTGATCGGCGTGGCGGCGGAGGGGGCGCCGGCCATGAAACTCTCTTTCGACGCCCGCAAACCCATCGACACCACCGGCGTGCGCACCATCGCGGACGGTATCGCGGTGCGGGACACGTCGCCCAAAACCCTCGATTACATCCTGCGCTATGTCGACGACATCGTCCTGGTCAGTGACGACGAAATCGCCAACGCCATCCTCTACCTGCTGGAGAAGCAGAAACTGGTGGTGGAGGGTGCCGGTGCCGTCGGCGTGGCGGCGCTGATTCACCGCCGCCTGGAACTGCCGGAAGAGGCGAAAGTGGTCACGGTACTCAGCGGCGGGAACATCGATGTCACGATGCTTTCGGTCATCATCGAAAAAGGTCTGGTCAAGTCCTACCGGAAGATGAAGCTGGTCGTGACGCTGCTGGACAAACCGGGCAGCCTGATGCGCCTGACGGAGATCCTCAAGGAGGCCCAGGCCAACATCGTGCAGATCGGCTATGACCGCACCTCTCTCGACCTGAAGTTCGGGGATGCCTATGTCTCCATCGCCCTGGAGACCAAAGGGAAGGAGCATCAGCAACTCATCAAAAAGCTTCTTCATGACAACGGGTACCGCTTCGAAGAGGAGCACTGAGTCCCGTCATGATCGTCGACAAGCGGCTCCAGATCAAATCGCCGGTAGCCGCGCTCAAACCTGTGGGCGGCGACCGCCTGGCGCTCGCCGGGGCGGACGGCACGCTGCGCTTTTTCAAACTCGATCCCGTCACGCTTCTGGACGGGTTCAAAACGACCCTCGACATCGACCCTTCCCTCTACAATGCCGCGGATGTCTCCCATGACGGCCGTTTCGTCGCCTTCGCCGTCAAAAAGGAGGGGGTTGCCGTCTTCAGCGCCCTTCACAAACGTCTGGTCTACCGTTTCCGGCGCCACGAGGGGGATGTGGAGTCGGTCCGCATGGGGGAAAAACGCGACTACCTCGCCACCGGCGGGCAGGATGGAAAAACCTTTCTCTGGAGCCTGGTGACGGGACGCATGGTGGCGTCGCTTCCCCACCACGCCGACTTCGTCACCGCCATCGCTTTCAGCCCCAACGGCCAGTGGATCGCCACCGGCGGATTCGACCGGAAAGTCCTGGTGACGAACATCTCCTCCCTCTCCCAGAGCTTTCGGCTCAGAGGCCACGGCGGGGCGATCACCGCCCTGCGTTTCATCGGCGGCCACCGTCTCGTGGCGGCGGACAAGAGCGGGGAGATCGTCGTCTGGGACTATTTCTCGTCGAAAGTGGTCAAACGGCTCAGAAAGATGCTCGACGAGGTGGTCTCCTTCGCCCTGACACCGGATGAGCGCTTTCTGTTCGCGGCGGACCGAAGCGGGATCGTTTCGCTCTACGATCTCGAAAACTACGACATGCTCTCTCTTCGCTATCTGAGCTATGCGCGCCCCATCCGCAAGATCGCCTATTCGAGTGTGGGGAACTACCTCGTGGTGGGGCTCGAAGATGGAGAGGTCACTTTCAACTCCCCGCTCAAAGAGAGTGCGAAGATGGAGGAGGCGATCGACCGGGGGGATTTCACCGAAGCCTATGCCCTGGCGGAAGAGAACCCGCTGCTGCGTTACAGCGACGCCTACCTGCGTCTCGAAGCGCTCTGGAACGATGCCTACGAAGCGGCGGTGAAAGATCTGGAAGAGGGGCGTGTCGAAGAGGCGAAACAGGTGCTGGAGCCTTTCTACGGCGAAGGGGCCAAGCGGCTTCTTGCCCAGCAGCTGATACACGACTACCGTGAGTTCGGAAAGTTCAGGACCGCGGTGGAGCACCGAAAATACCAGCTCGCCTACTCCCTCGCCGCCCAGTACCCGATGCTCAAACAGAACCCCCTTTACCGGAAAATGGAAAAAGAGTGGGAAAACCTCTTCGCAAAAGCCAAGAATATCGTACTCCAAAACGGGGGCGAAGAGAAGGTGCGGGAACTGCTCAAGCCGTTTTTGGGGATACCGGGAAAGAGCCTGCTCATCAGGACCCTGCTGGCGGAAAAAGAGGTCTACAAACTCTTCATGAAGCTGGTGGCGAAGAAAGATTACAAAAGCGCCGTCGAATTGGCCCGGCGCTATCCGGCGATCCGTGAACTTGAAGAGTACAAAAAAGTGGAGCGCATCGCCGACGCGATCGCCCAGCAGGCGCAAGCGAAGCTGAAAGAGGGGGATTACGCCGAAGCCGCGAGGCTGGCCGACCGGCTCAGGGAGTTTCCCGACAAGAAGGAGCTGGCGGAAGAGATCAGGGAAGAGGCCAACCTCTACGCTTCCGCCATGCGCTACTTCGCGGAGAAGAACTATGCGGCGGTCTACCGCATCCTGGAGCAGTTTCCCCGGCTTGAAGAGACGAAGATCGTGCGCAATCTGGAAACGGCGTGGCAAAAGGTGGTGGAGCGGGGGGAAGTGTATGCCTCCCGGGGCGACATTGCGGGGTTGAAAAAGGTGTTTCGGCCATTCATGAAGATCGAAATGAAGCGGCTTAAAATCGCGGCGCTTTTTAAACAGGCATACATCGAACAGATCGAAAGACTCCCCGAAGAACAACGGGAGGAGGCGGTTCGCCGTTATCTCGACCTTTTCGGCTTGGACGACGAGATCGGCTCCTGGCTCATGGACCACGGGCTTGCCGGGCGTTACGAAGAGATTCCGCCCCGGGATGCCATCCATATCGACTTCGAATCCCTGCCGGAGTCGGTCGTATGATCGCCGTCGACCTTGGGTCCAACACTTTCCGGGCCGTCGAGATGGCGTGCGACACTCTCGAACCGGCGGCGGAGTACGAGAAGATTGTCCGTACCGCCGACGGGCTGGTGGAGACGGGGAAGATTTCGGATGCGGCGGTGGAGCGGATTGTCGCGGCGGCACGGGAGGCGAAAGAGCGGCTCGACTTCTCCCAGGGGGTCAGGGCGGTGACGACGGAGGCGATCCGCCGGGCAGCCAACGCATCCGAGGTTCTTGCACGCATCCACGAGCGAACGGGCCTTCGGTTCGAGACGATCAGCGGCGAGGAGGAGGCCCGCTACACCCTTCTGGCGGTGCGGACACGCCTCGAAAAACTGAGCCGGGAGAGCCGGCGTTTTCTGATGGTGGACATCGGGGGCGGGTCGACGGAGATTGCCTTCTTTCATGAGGGGCGCATCGCCACCCGGAGTTTTCCGGTAGGCATCGTGACCCTCGCCCAGGGGTATGGAACGCTCGAAGCGATCGAAGCGGCCCTCCCTTCACTGACGGCGCCGATGGCATCCTATGTAGAACAGATGCGGGCGGAAGGTTTCCGGCCCCGGCTTTTCGTCCCCACCGCCGGCACCCCCACCACGGTGGCGGCCATGAAGCTGGGCATGACCTACGCCACCTACGATGCCCGCCGCGTCAACGGAACGACACTCACACCGGAAGAGCTGCAGCGGCAGTTTGAGAGGCTGATGTCACTCGATGAAGCGGCGAGAACAGAGCTGGTGGGCGTCGGACGGGAGGACCTGATCGCCGCGGGCATTCTCATTTTCCGGCAGCTTTTTGCCGTTACCGGCTTTCTGGAAGCGACGGTCGTGGACGACGGCCTGCGGGAAGGGGTCGCCATCGCGGCATGCAGAGAGATGAACGGTAAACAGTGAACGGTAAACGTGAAACGGTGAACAGATAATGATTTGTGATGCTTGTTTTGGGTTTGATGGCCGGGCATCGGTTTTTAACCTTTAATTGGATATAATCGGCAAATTTCTAACCCCAGGAGAGACGGCAATGCAGATGACCGGTGCACAGATGGTGATCGAAGCGATGAAGCTGGAGGGGGTCGATACGGTCTTCGGCTACCCCGGCGGCGCCATCATGAACGTCTATGACGAAGTCTACAAACAGAAAGATTTCCGGCACATCCTCACACGCCACGAACAGGCGGCGGTCCATGCGGCGGACGGGTATGCGCGGGCGACGGGAAAGGTGGGGGTCGCCTTCGTCACCAGCGGTCCCGGCTTCACCAACGCGGTCACCGGTATCGCTACGGCCTACATGGACTCCGTTCCCCTGGTCGTCATCAGCGGGCAGGTGCCCATTTCGATGATCGGCACCGACGCGTTTCAGGAGATCGACGCCACCGGCATCAGCCGCAGCTGTACGAAACACAACTACCTGGTCCACAGCGCCAAAGAGCTGCCCCGTATCCTCAAGGAGGCGTTCTACCTGGCCCACAGCGGGCGTCCCGGGCCCGTACACATCGACATTCCCAAGGATGTGACGGCGGAGATGGCCGAATTCAACTATCCGACCCACATCGACCTGCCCACCTACAAGCCGACGACCCGTGGCAATGTCCGTCAGATCAAAAAGGCGGCGGAAGCGATCTGCCGGGCCAAGCGGCCCGTCTTCTACCTGGGCGGCGGCATCATCCATGCCGAAGCCGCGGGCCTGGTTAGGGAACTGGTCGATGTCACGCAGATCCCCGCCGTCGAAACCCTGATGGCCAGGGGAACCCTTCCCCACGACCATCCCCTGCTGCTGGGTATGGTAGGGATGCACGGAAGCTACCAGGCCAACATGGCCATGAG
It encodes the following:
- the ilvA gene encoding threonine ammonia-lyase: MIELQDIEKALPRVRKVAVETPFSYAPRLSEESGYDVFLKKENLQTTGSFKIRGAFNKIASLGEEERAKGVVAASAGNHAQGVALGAKYFGIPATIVMPETTPLTKVDGVKSYGAEVVLHGSNYDEAYAYAVKFAQKEGRVFVHPFADDDVIAGQGTIALEILRQCGDDKPDAVLVPVGGGGLISGIAVAVKALSPKTKVIGVAAEGAPAMKLSFDARKPIDTTGVRTIADGIAVRDTSPKTLDYILRYVDDIVLVSDDEIANAILYLLEKQKLVVEGAGAVGVAALIHRRLELPEEAKVVTVLSGGNIDVTMLSVIIEKGLVKSYRKMKLVVTLLDKPGSLMRLTEILKEAQANIVQIGYDRTSLDLKFGDAYVSIALETKGKEHQQLIKKLLHDNGYRFEEEH
- a CDS encoding phosphatase translates to MIAVDLGSNTFRAVEMACDTLEPAAEYEKIVRTADGLVETGKISDAAVERIVAAAREAKERLDFSQGVRAVTTEAIRRAANASEVLARIHERTGLRFETISGEEEARYTLLAVRTRLEKLSRESRRFLMVDIGGGSTEIAFFHEGRIATRSFPVGIVTLAQGYGTLEAIEAALPSLTAPMASYVEQMRAEGFRPRLFVPTAGTPTTVAAMKLGMTYATYDARRVNGTTLTPEELQRQFERLMSLDEAARTELVGVGREDLIAAGILIFRQLFAVTGFLEATVVDDGLREGVAIAACREMNGKQ